In the genome of Chloroflexota bacterium, the window CTCTTGAGCATGGCCTCGTTGGCGCGCCGGAAGCGCCGGGAACGCGCGCCATATTGCCCTTTGGTGAGTTTGAGAATTTTCTTGTGGCGTCGGCGACGCACAAAACCTGTCTTGACTCGCATGGTAACCTCCTGCGGTCCCCTGGGCGCCGACGGTTGACCCGCCCGTTGTTAGTGCACCCAGCAGCCGCAATCAAAAAAATGGGAATCTCAGGCGGACTGTTTCTTCAGGTAGGGCGCAAGGCGATGGACGCGCTTGATAATGCCCTTCCCCTCCACAGGCAACATCTCGGTGAACAGGCGCTTGGTGCGCTTGGAAGTGTGGCGCCGCAGGTGGCTTTTGCCGCCTTTGGTGCGCACCAGTTTGCCCGAGCCCGTCACGCGGAAGCGCTTGCTGGTTGCCTTGTGGGTCTTGATCTTGTACTTTTTGGTTCGCTGTTTGCGCGGCACTTTAATGCTCTCCTCTTACCTTGAGATATGGGAAACTTCCCACAGGACTCACTTTTTCTTTTTGGCTGGTGCCAGAATCATCAGCATGGAGCGGCCTTCCAGCGCAGGCGGTTTTTCGACCACCGCGATATCGGCCAGGGCTTCGGCGACCTCTTTCAGGTCTTCCAGCGCGATTTCGGGGTAGGTGATTTCCCGCCCGCGAAAAAGCATGCGCACCCGCACTTTCATGCCCTTTTCCAGCCATTTGCGCGCGCTGCGCACTTTAAATTCGCGATGGTGTTCACTGGTTTTGGGGCGCAGGCGCAATTCTTTGATTTCGACCTTGGCTTGTGCCTTACGGGCCTGGCGCTCTTTCTTCGAGCGCTCGTACAGGAATTTGCCAAAATCCATCACGCGGCAGACCGGTGGCTTGGCATTGGGGGCCACTTCCACCAGGTCGAGGTTGGCTTCCCGCGCGATGCGCAACGCCTCGGCGCGCGAAACCACGCCAATGTTGTCGCCGTTCGGGCCGACCAGCCGCACTTCGGGCGCACGGATGGCCTCGTTGATCCTGTAATCGCTTGCTTTGGCTATGGCCGTTCCTCCTGAACAAAAGACAAACAGCACCCGCGGGTGCTGCGCGGCACCTTACCGAGGCCAAAGCATACCATAACTCGCGAGGGGCGTCAACTTTAAACGCGGCAGAAATGAGTCACTTGCGGTATGATTGGGAAAGCCTGTTTTTTGTGGAGGTAAACCCCTGATGCACATTGTGGTGACCAACG includes:
- a CDS encoding 50S ribosomal protein L35, whose translation is MPRKQRTKKYKIKTHKATSKRFRVTGSGKLVRTKGGKSHLRRHTSKRTKRLFTEMLPVEGKGIIKRVHRLAPYLKKQSA
- a CDS encoding translation initiation factor IF-3; its protein translation is MAKASDYRINEAIRAPEVRLVGPNGDNIGVVSRAEALRIAREANLDLVEVAPNAKPPVCRVMDFGKFLYERSKKERQARKAQAKVEIKELRLRPKTSEHHREFKVRSARKWLEKGMKVRVRMLFRGREITYPEIALEDLKEVAEALADIAVVEKPPALEGRSMLMILAPAKKKK